The window TTTGGTATTAGTCCATTATTGGCTAAAACTGTTCCCATTAAAACTAATATCCAGAAGATAAATACCTCAAGCCTATTTTTAAGCCATGGATTAGCTAAAGTAAGGATAAATACTACAGGTAGAAACAAGAAGGCTCCCCTAGAGTTTGTACCTAAAAAGACCACCAGCATGATATAGGCAAAAATAATATAAATATATTTGTAATGCTTTTTTGCACTTAACCACATTGCCAGGGCCAAAGTAAATGTAGCAAGCAAATAACTTGCTAATGCATTATGATATTGAAAGGTAGATGCAATACGATTTTCTATAAAACCGTCAAGTATGTGGATCCAACCCATGGCAGTAAAGATACCGGCCATTGCAACTCCAATAGCACTTAAAATAATAACATTAAGTATAGATTGTATACTTTTATCATCAACAACCAGTCTGCTTGCGAGCCAGAAAACGTTAAAATATAATATGTTCTTAATTATTTCTACGATAGCTAGCTTCTGATTGACTGCACCAAAAAAAGCAATTATGTAGCTAAATAACAAGCCTAGCACTACCCAGTCCATGGGATTATTTAAAATATCCACACCCTTTGTTTTAAATACAAAAACCCACCATAAAGAAAATATAAGTGTGGAAAAAATTAATGCTGCATATTGTTCTGAACTAAAAAATAATCCTCTAAAAAAGGGAGGTAAAAATATCAGACCCCATAAACCAACAAAGGCTAGCCAGTATATAAAATTGTCCTTTGTTTCTCCTCCACCTTGCCTAGTTATTAAGTTTTGCTGCATGGTATCTTTAGACTTTTTTTTCTTCTTCATAGATATCCCCCATATCTAAACCAACTAATTATTTACTTTCTAAATCCCTTTGGGTTATTACTGTGCCATTTCCAGGCTGTTTTAATAATCGTATCCAAGTCGCTATATTTAAGGTTAAAGCCAAGTTCTTTATTAATCTTGTTTGAGTCTGCAACTAGAATAGCTGGGTCTCCTTTTCTTCTTTCAGAGAACTCCACCAAAAAACTCACACCTGAAGCTTTCATTGTTTTGTCAATTACTTCCAGAACACTATATCCCCTACCTGTACCAAGATTATAAATATTGCTATCAGCACCACTTACTAATGCCTGCAAAGCTAAAACATGGGCATCAGCCAGGTCATTAACGTGGATATAGTCCCTGATGCATGTTCCATCAGGAGTATCATAATCAGTTCCAAAAACCTTAATGCTGTTTTTCTGGCCAAGGGCAGCTTGTATTGCAAGGGGTATAAGATGTGTCTCTGGAGTATGATCCTCCCCTATATGTCCAGAAAAATCGGCTCCAGCTGCATTAAAATATCTAAGGGACATAAATTTTAATCCATATGCCCTATCATAATCCTTCAGTATTGCTTCAATTATGAGCTTGGTTTTGCCGTAAACATTTGCAGGTACGGCAGGAAAGTCTTCTATTATGGGTGATTCAGCAGTTTCACCATATACAGCCGCAGTAGATGAGAATACAAGCTTTTTCACATTGTGTTGGAGCATTGCTTCTAATAAATTTAATGTGCCAGCAACATTGTTGTGATAGTATTTTTCAGGGAAAAGCATAGATTCCCCTACCTGACTATAGGCTGCAAAATGCATTACAGCATCAAATCTTCCATCGACAAATAATGAAGACAACAAATTTTTATCAGCCAGGTTACCAACTACCAAGTTAGATCCCTGGACTGCAGCTTTATGCCCCAGTTCTAAACTGTCTAATACAACCACTTCCATATTCAGCCTTTGGAGAGCTCTCACAACATGGCTGCCAATATACCCTGCCCCCCCGGTAACTAATACCTTCACTTGAGTTATCCTCCACTCATATAGCCTTGTTAATATGCATTCTTGTTTATCAGGCCTTTAAAAACAGTCATTATAATAATCTTGATATCTAATGCCAAGGACCAATTCTCTATATAATATATATCACATTTGATTCTTTCCTCTATAGAGGTATCTCCCCTCCAACCATTAACCTGTGCCCAGCCTGTTATACCAGGCCTAACCTGATGCTTAATCATGTATTTTGGTATTTTCTCTTTGAACTGTTCTACAAAGTAAGGCCTTTCAGGTCTGGGGCCAATCATGCTCATGGTACCAAATAAAACATTAAAAAACTGGGGCAATTCATCAAGGCTTGTCTTTCTAATAAAATCACCAATTCTTGTCTTTCTTGGGTCATCCTTGGTAGTCCATACAGTATCAGATTCCTCATCAGTTTGAACCTTCATGGAACGAAACTTGTACATAACAAAGTTTTTATTGTTTACTCCTACCCTTTCCTGTCTAAAGATAACTGGCCCTGGGGAAGAAAGCTTTATTAATATTGCTACAGTTATCATTACAGGTGAGGTTACTATAATAAAAAAAGTAGCAAGAACAATATCAGTTAGTCTTTTAACAAACCTATTGGCAATGTTATCGAGAGGTATGTATCTTGTATGAATTAAAGGCATTCCGTCAATCTCATCAGCATGAGGTCTTGCTGGAATATATTTTAAATAATCAGGAACAATTTTAACCTTAACTCCGATTTTTTCACCTATTTGAATAATTTCCTTGAGGCTGTCATATTCTTTTAAAGGCAATGTTACAACAATTTCATCAGCCTTATACTTATCCAAAATCTCCTCTAATTCATGCAGCCTGCCTAGCACAGGTACTCCCTTGACATTTCTCCCAATAGACTTTTTATCGTCTATAAATCCTATGACATTATAGCCAAGCTCTTTATTATTTTTGACCTTTTTAACAAACTCCTGCCCTAGATCACCAGCGCCAATGACAAGTATGTGTTTAAGATTAAAGCCCTTTTTACGATAGTACCTAAGGGTCATCCTAACTAGGAGTCTTTCACCAATGGTAAAAGCAATGGAAAAACACACAAACAATACCAGCACAATCCTTGAATAGTCAATTTCTTTAATGACAAACATACCGCTTATAAGCAGAATTATGCCAATGATATTCACTTTAATAATATTAAGAGCCTCTTCCGTTCTGCTCTTGGTTCTATGAGGTAAATATAGACCAAATAAACTGTATAAAAAAAGATATAAGGGTATAATAACAAATAATGCTCTAATATAATAGTCTAAGGTAAGATAAACCCCTTCCTGGTAATCTGCAAATCTTATATAATATGCAGCCACCATGGCCAATATTATTGCTAATATATCTATCAAAATTTGTATCCTATTGAGGATAGCTTGATTTTCTTTGATCATTGTCTGCCTCTCCTTTAGCACCAAAAAAACCAGCTGTAATATTTTTCACTACAGCAAGTAAGAATTTAAAACTTATTCCCCCATAAACTAAAGCCCTTACAATAAAGTTATATTTCTCCTTGTAATGGTCATTAAAAAAAAGAAACATGGCTCGATGAAACTCATAGACTGTCTTCCATTTTTTCTTTTTGCTGCTGGCACCTTTATAGTGTATTATCTTAGCTTTAGGATAATAGACTATTTTCCAGCCAGCCTTTTTAATCCTATAGCACCAATCTATATCTTCACCGTACATGAAGTATTTCTCATCAAGCATGCCTACCTGCCCAATTACTTCCCTGCGGACCATCATGAAAGCACCAACCAGACAGTCCACCTCATTAACCTTGTCCTCGTCTAGGTAAGTACAGTTATATGCTCCAAATTTTTTACTGCTTGGAAAGAGCTTTGCTAATCCAACCGCATGGTAAAATGAATTCTCTGGTGTGGGAAAGCTCCTCTTGCAGGCCTTGTCCAGGTTTCCATCAGGCAATACTACCTTGCACCCTGCAGCCCCTACCTCAGGATGACCTTCCATGAAATCAAGCATTACCTGTAAGCAGCTATTAACAACAATTGTGTCAGAGTTCAGCAACAGAATATATGTACCCCTAGCTACTTTTATTGCCTGGTTGTTGGCAGCAGCAAAACCTAGATTTTCCTTGTTAGTTATAAGTTGAGCCTGGGGAAACTCCCTGGCAATAGCTTCAGGAGAACCATCTGTAGAGGCATTGTCTACAACAAAGACTTCAAAATTATACCCTATTGGTGGGTTCCTGTAGATGGAATGTAAGCAGTCTATAGTTAAGTTTTTTGTGTTGTAGTTGACGATTATTATTGAAAGATTCATCAGAATACTCCTCTATGGCAATACACCTTCGATATGTTAAGCTTGTTTTTCTAAATACCAATTAACGAATTTTTTTATACCTAAATATATATCTATGCTTGGATTATAATTTAGTCTTTTTTTAGAATGGGAAATGTCTGCAAATGTTACAGGAACATCTCCTTTTTGATTCGCCAACCTTTTTATCTTTGCCCTTTTCCCTAAAGCATTTTCGATATTAACAATTATTTCTTGCAGCGATATCGTATATGAATTGCCAAGATTAAATATTTCAAAATCATATTCTAAAACTAATGCTTGCAATACTCCATTAACAATGTCATCTATATAAGTATAATCCCTTCTACTTGTACCATCTCCAAAAACAGGTATTTCTTCACCTTTGTATATCTTATCTGTGAACAGATGAATAGCCATCTCAGGCCTTTGACGAGGACCGTATACAGTAAAAAATCTTAAACAACTAATGGACATTCCATATAAATGATTGTATGTACCACAGTACAATTCTCCGGCTCTTTTGGCAGCCGCATAAGGTGATATTTGCAAATCAACCCTATCCTGTTCAGTAAATGGGACTTCTTGGTTTATACCATAAACTGAAGAAGAGGAGGCAAATATAAACCTTTTTATTTTATTTTTTCTTGATGCTTCTAGAAGATTGACAGTTCCTTTTATATCAACATCTATATATTCAAGCGGGTCTTCTAATGAGTTGCGTACTCCTGCCATTGCCGCTAGGTGGATAACACTTGTGATATTATGGTCATTAAAAATATGCTTTAGGAGATTACCATCACGGATATCTCCCCTATATAAGGTATATTGTGGTAAATTTATAACATGATTGTCCCACAAAAAGCATGAAATCCCTTACAGAAAAGGGTAAATCTGATATAATATAAATATCAGAACCCTTGGAGGAGTGAGGAATACATGTTTTGCAGGAATAATTCACAACAGATTACAATGATGGACCCAATAAATACAATGCCCCAATACCTTAAGAAAATATTACTAAAAAGCTGGGCCCATACATTCCAAGAATATATATTTCCTAACATAAAAGAAGAACGGTTTGCTGTATTATACAGCGATAACCATGCTACCAGACCAAACACACCAGTAAATATCATTATAGGATTATTGATCCTAAAAGAGATATTTGGACTAACCGATGAGGACCTAATAGGCTCACTACATTTTGACACCAGATTTCAATATGCATTAAGAACCACTAGCTTTGAACAACAGCCTGTTTCAATTAACACCTTAACTAACTTTAGGACTAGATTATATAACTACGAAAAGGAAACCGGCATTGACTTAATAAAGCAGGAAGTAGAAGAACAGGCTGAAATTATAGCTAAATATCTTGAAATAGATAACAAAAAAGTACGAATGGACTCATTTATGGTTAGCTCATCCTGTAAAAAGCTAAGCCGCATAGAACTAGTTTATTCAGTAAATGCCAGATTTGTAAAGCTCTTAAACAAAGTAGCTGGTGATGCTATTGCAGAAGAATATAAAGCTTACCTAGAAAGCGGTCATAAGAACGAAACAATTTATCGAACAAGAGATATTGAGTCAGAAAGCAAGCTAGAATTTCTTTTAAAACAAGCCCAAGGATTACATCAAGCTGGCTCACACATTGGTGAAACTGTTACACAAACAGAAGAATATCAATTACTCACCAGGATGCTTAAAGAACAATTAACCCAAGATGAAACAGGAAAATCTATTCCCAAAGCAGGAAAAGAAATAGCACCAGACAGCCTACAAAATCCAACAGACCCAGACGCCACATACCGCAAAAAATATGGGAAAAACACAGGATATGTGGCAAATGTAGCAGAGAGCTTTAACGAAAAAAACAGTATAATAACCTCATACGACCTAAAACCAAATACCTATAGTGACTCTAAGTTTGCAGATGATACCATTTCTAAGCTAGAAGAAACAAGTTCAGAAAAAATACAATTGATAGTAGATGGCGCCTATTATAAACAAGAAAAAGCAGAAAACGCAGCATCTAAAGGCATTGAGCTAATCCCAGGCGAGCTAGTTGGTAGAAAACCAGCAACAGACAAACTAAGTTACAGCAGCTTTAGCATTGATGAAGATAAAAATGTAGTAAATAGATGCCCTAACAATCAGGAACCAATTGAAGCTTATTATGATGAAAAAGGCAAATCATATACAGCAAAATTTAGTAAAGAGCAATGTCAAGACTGTCCACATAAGGACAAGTGTCCTATGAAAGAGCAGAAAAAAGATAATGTAGTTAGATTTAGTGCTAAGAGATACAATACTGATTTACAACGTGCAAAAATGGATGACGCTGAATACAATAAGCTTGTAAGCCAAAGAGCAGGAGTCGAGGGTATCCCTTCTGTATTTAGAAGAAAATACCAGGTAGATTATATGCCTGTTAGGGGATTAGTGCGCTCAAAATTCTGGTTTGGCTTTAAAGTTGCAGCCTACAATATCAAAAAGCTGATAAATAGAGTTTCAGGCTTAGGCTTAACTTCTTTATCTAATCTTTGCTCAGTTCATTTTAAGGTGTTTTTGCCAAAAGGCAAATGGAATTTTTGTTCAATAAGAATTGCTTAACAGTTTTAGCGTGTAAAAGCTTACTTAATGTGGTTTAACCATAACATTTTTTATATTGTCTTCTTTTATCTGTGGATCATAGTAATTATTAAAATTGTCAAGGTTTATTACATAATATCCTTTAGTAATAAGTCGTTCACATACATGAGAACCAATAAAACCTGCCCCTCCAGTAACTAAAACCTCTCTCATAAATTCTGCTCCTTTTTTAAAATGACTAAAATTTTAGCTTATTAGATCACGGAATTGTTTTGCGGTAAGCTTTTTGTTATTTTGAATGATTTTTCTTTTCTTAAGCATACTAGGCAATAGTTTCTTTATCTGTATCCATCCTTTTATTAAATATGGGCTTTTAAAGCTCAAATAAAAAATGGCACAAAGCTCATATAGCAATATATATGGAAGATGAATTAAAAAATTAATCAGTATTTCATTTTTTATTAGCATTAAATACCTGTTCTTATAAGAATGAATTTGAACTGACCTGGAAATTATATTTCTTTGTCCCTTTTTCCAACCCCTAGCATGGTAACCTATCGCTCTATAATTATAGAAAGCCTTCCATCCATTTAATTGTGCACGCCATGATAAGTCAACATCCTCTTTATAAGCAAAAAAATCGTTATCAAAAAACTCATCATAAACCTTAATATCTTCTAGCATTGTTTTACGATAAAGTACCGCTGCCCCACAACATCCAAAAACATATTCACATTTGTCAAACTGCCCAATATCAACTTTTCCCTGACCACGGTCAAAAGCTCTTCGGTTTTTTGTTAATACAAGCCCAGTTGAATCTATAATGTTGGTAGGTTTGCCACCCTCAGTACATCTTAGTAATTTACCACAAACCATCCCGATTGAAGAATCTTTCTCAATTGAAATTAAAAGTTCTTTTATAAACATAGGGGTAACCAATACATCAGGATTCAATACTAAAAAGTAGTCCGTTTTATGCAAATCAAATCCCTGATTGTTTTTTGCAAGTGAAAATTCCTCAGTTTTGCAAAAGTTTTTCCCCAGGCACCGGTGGGGAATTTTTTTACAATAAATGCCTATCCTCCTTCCTTAGTTAAGTGGAAACTGGTTAATTCTGTTCCCAATAATGTAAATTTATGACACACTTAATACTTCTGTTATTAAACGAAGTAGACTAGTTTGGCAAGGAATCAAGAGCCATTAGCTTGACGCTCCTGACTCCTTATGCCTCCTATGCCTTCATAAAACCAACGAGTGAAGACATATATCTGGTTAAAGAGAACTAACCCTTATAGTCACGTATCCTTTTCCTGAGCTGTTCATAAACATCTTGTTCTGTATACTCAACTTCACGACCTTCATTATCAACAGCATAACTGCCGTATGTGTCTAATAATTCTTGGGCAAGCTTTTCTGGGATATATGCTCTCATATTTTCCTGGTATTCTCTTAAAAGTTTTTTGGTCAGAAACATTACTATCTCCTCCACCTTTTCTATGTTAATGAAGACTCTCTCATTCGGTTACTAGGCCCTGGGAACAATAGCAGGTGGCAATGGTGCAATACTCTGTCTAGGATGGCACCAGTCATCTGTTCGTCATAAAAAACGTTTACCCATCTGGAGAATTCTATATTTGTGTTTATAATTAGTGACTTTTTTTCATAGCACTCAGAGACCACTTCAAACAGCAGCTGTGCTCCTGTCCGATCTAATGGAACGTAGCCCCATTCATCGCAAATAAGCAGTTCTGCTTTTGATATTTGTTTCATAAATGTTGTCAAAGTCCCATTTTTCTTTGCTTCTGAAAGCTTGTTTACCAATGCCGCTGTTCTGAAGAATTTTGTTTTTATACCCTTTTTGCAGGCCTCTACTCCAAGAGCTATTGATAAATAAGTTTTGCCGGTACCAACATTACCGTACATCACTAGGTTGGTATTGGTGTTTAGAAATTCACAGTTTTTAAGGTAATCAGGTGTTACAGCTTCAGGCAGCTTGACTTCATCAAATTTGAAGCCTTCAAATGGCTTTATTGAGTAAAATCCAGCACTCTTTAAGAGTTTATCTTTTCTGATTCTATCACGGTATTCTAGCTCTGATTTAAGCAGTTTAAGCAGGTATTCCTGGTTGCACTGGGCCTGTATTTTTTCAGACATCTCTGCGATATTGCGACTTAATCGTAATTCTTTACAACATGCGGCAATGTCACTAGTCAGCATTATTGATCACCTGCCTTTTTAAGCCTGCATCGTAAGCGGCTAAGTTAGGGGTGGAGGGGGTAAGTTCTGGTATGCTTCCTGTTACCCTTATAGGCTCAAGTTCAATGACATTTCCATGAATACGATTATGGAGGCTTAGAAGACTGTCGGTATCTGTTACTTCGTACTGTAGTGCACCCGCCACTGTTTCAACTGCGCTGTCAAACCCACTCTTTTCTGTTAGTCTAGCTATTACCTGTAAAACTTTACCTTTATCACTTTTATTGCATCTAGCAAGGTAATTATTAATAGACTCGGGGAGCATCTGGTATATGCCTGTATATTTCAATGCCCCAGGAAAGCGAGATAGTTGAGTTAGATATGGCAGCCATTTCATACTCTGCTCTTTGTGGTTGCCGTAAAACCTTTCATGTCGAACAACTGCCCTATGGCTTTCATCCATTGGGATTACTTCATTTGCTGTGAGCCTTATTAACACCTTACTGTTAGCATATTTAGGGGATACAGAGTATTCATGTAGATTATTGTTAAGATAAAATCTACCGTATCCGTTGGTATTTACTGTTATATATTTACTAACATCTAGTGCTACTGTTGGCAATTCAAGAAGAGCCTCTCTATCTTCAGTATGTAGTTGTGCTATGGTACCTTCTTTTCTGTAATGTTCTCTAAAGGCATCGTTTTCACATTTTTGCAGCAGCTCTTTGTTAAACTCAGCTAGGCAGTTAAACCGTGGCACTGGCACTAACATGTTCCTACGATGGTACCCAACTTTGCCCTCAACGTTGCCTTTTTCATGCCCAGAATCTACGTTACAAAAGGCTGCCTCAAATCTGTAATGCTCCATGAATCTCATGAAATCATTTGTCAGGTTGCGTTCTCCGTTTTTCAGAACTTTGGTGACCATGGTGCTTGCATTGTCAAACCAAATTCTTTGGGGAACACCACCTATATGCGTAAATATGCTAATTAATCCTTCAAACAGGCATTCCTGGTTCTCTCCCTTAAATAACTGGCAGTATCCTTTGTTGCTGTATGGGAAGGAGAGGTTTAAATACTTACCGCTGTAGATCTTGCCTTTTTCATAAAACTCTGCATCTCCAAAGTCAACTTGTGCTTCTCCTGGAATATGCTCTAGCGGTAAATATCCAGCCTGCTTACCAAATATCTCTTTTTTCTTCTGGGCTACATAGCCTGCTACTGTTCGGTAGGAACAGTTGAAGTTCTCCTTATACTTGTCTTTGAGTCTGTCATATACCCTTTGTGAGGTATGACGCTGCTTACGCTTGGCTTTCTTATCTTCTAAAAGCCAAGAGTCTATGTGTTTTTTAAAAGGGTCAAGTTTTGGGAACTGAGCTACTGGTGATGCAGTAGGTACTTCTTTGTTCCAATCTTCTTTTTCAAGATAGTATTTTACTGTCTTACGGTCATGTCCTGTTTCTTTCGATATCTGGCTGACGTTCTTTCCTTCCTCGTGAAATAATTTTCTGATATACTTTATTTGGGTCATTGTTAGCATCCTCCAATCCCCCTCGTAATCTTTTTCCAATTACAAGGGTACTATTTTGGTGTGGTGCCTTCAATGGCCTTTTGCAATAATGGGGAATTTATTGTTGCAAAAGTGGGGAATTCCTTTTGCAACTTTGTCCAATTCTATTATGCAATAAATACCTGATTGTTAGCATAAGCAAACCCTTTGTTAGTATCATTTGTTATAATTTCGATGTTAGGAATATGAGCCAAATGTTCATAAACCTGTTTCTCTATGGTGCTGTTGCTTATTATTAGAACTCTATAGTTTATGTTATTGAATGATAAGGCCTTTATACACTTCAATAACCAAGAGTCTTGATTATAATTTACTATTATAACTGTTATATGATAAGTCATGATAACCTCTTGTTACTTTAAATTTTTAACCCAATTAACAATTATAGAGAGCACTACCATATAAAGAGTATGTGTTATTGAATATTAATCTATATTTAACCCTATCTAAAAAGGAATTTTTAACAGCATATTCATAGATTGATAAAATCTCATTATTTGATACATTGCTATATTT of the Desulfitibacter alkalitolerans DSM 16504 genome contains:
- the galE gene encoding UDP-glucose 4-epimerase GalE; protein product: MKVLVTGGAGYIGSHVVRALQRLNMEVVVLDSLELGHKAAVQGSNLVVGNLADKNLLSSLFVDGRFDAVMHFAAYSQVGESMLFPEKYYHNNVAGTLNLLEAMLQHNVKKLVFSSTAAVYGETAESPIIEDFPAVPANVYGKTKLIIEAILKDYDRAYGLKFMSLRYFNAAGADFSGHIGEDHTPETHLIPLAIQAALGQKNSIKVFGTDYDTPDGTCIRDYIHVNDLADAHVLALQALVSGADSNIYNLGTGRGYSVLEVIDKTMKASGVSFLVEFSERRKGDPAILVADSNKINKELGFNLKYSDLDTIIKTAWKWHSNNPKGFRK
- a CDS encoding undecaprenyl-phosphate glucose phosphotransferase, with product MIKENQAILNRIQILIDILAIILAMVAAYYIRFADYQEGVYLTLDYYIRALFVIIPLYLFLYSLFGLYLPHRTKSRTEEALNIIKVNIIGIILLISGMFVIKEIDYSRIVLVLFVCFSIAFTIGERLLVRMTLRYYRKKGFNLKHILVIGAGDLGQEFVKKVKNNKELGYNVIGFIDDKKSIGRNVKGVPVLGRLHELEEILDKYKADEIVVTLPLKEYDSLKEIIQIGEKIGVKVKIVPDYLKYIPARPHADEIDGMPLIHTRYIPLDNIANRFVKRLTDIVLATFFIIVTSPVMITVAILIKLSSPGPVIFRQERVGVNNKNFVMYKFRSMKVQTDEESDTVWTTKDDPRKTRIGDFIRKTSLDELPQFFNVLFGTMSMIGPRPERPYFVEQFKEKIPKYMIKHQVRPGITGWAQVNGWRGDTSIEERIKCDIYYIENWSLALDIKIIIMTVFKGLINKNAY
- a CDS encoding glycosyltransferase family 2 protein: MNLSIIIVNYNTKNLTIDCLHSIYRNPPIGYNFEVFVVDNASTDGSPEAIAREFPQAQLITNKENLGFAAANNQAIKVARGTYILLLNSDTIVVNSCLQVMLDFMEGHPEVGAAGCKVVLPDGNLDKACKRSFPTPENSFYHAVGLAKLFPSSKKFGAYNCTYLDEDKVNEVDCLVGAFMMVRREVIGQVGMLDEKYFMYGEDIDWCYRIKKAGWKIVYYPKAKIIHYKGASSKKKKWKTVYEFHRAMFLFFNDHYKEKYNFIVRALVYGGISFKFLLAVVKNITAGFFGAKGEADNDQRKSSYPQ
- a CDS encoding NAD-dependent epimerase/dehydratase family protein, with amino-acid sequence MWDNHVINLPQYTLYRGDIRDGNLLKHIFNDHNITSVIHLAAMAGVRNSLEDPLEYIDVDIKGTVNLLEASRKNKIKRFIFASSSSVYGINQEVPFTEQDRVDLQISPYAAAKRAGELYCGTYNHLYGMSISCLRFFTVYGPRQRPEMAIHLFTDKIYKGEEIPVFGDGTSRRDYTYIDDIVNGVLQALVLEYDFEIFNLGNSYTISLQEIIVNIENALGKRAKIKRLANQKGDVPVTFADISHSKKRLNYNPSIDIYLGIKKFVNWYLEKQA
- a CDS encoding transposase, giving the protein MFCRNNSQQITMMDPINTMPQYLKKILLKSWAHTFQEYIFPNIKEERFAVLYSDNHATRPNTPVNIIIGLLILKEIFGLTDEDLIGSLHFDTRFQYALRTTSFEQQPVSINTLTNFRTRLYNYEKETGIDLIKQEVEEQAEIIAKYLEIDNKKVRMDSFMVSSSCKKLSRIELVYSVNARFVKLLNKVAGDAIAEEYKAYLESGHKNETIYRTRDIESESKLEFLLKQAQGLHQAGSHIGETVTQTEEYQLLTRMLKEQLTQDETGKSIPKAGKEIAPDSLQNPTDPDATYRKKYGKNTGYVANVAESFNEKNSIITSYDLKPNTYSDSKFADDTISKLEETSSEKIQLIVDGAYYKQEKAENAASKGIELIPGELVGRKPATDKLSYSSFSIDEDKNVVNRCPNNQEPIEAYYDEKGKSYTAKFSKEQCQDCPHKDKCPMKEQKKDNVVRFSAKRYNTDLQRAKMDDAEYNKLVSQRAGVEGIPSVFRRKYQVDYMPVRGLVRSKFWFGFKVAAYNIKKLINRVSGLGLTSLSNLCSVHFKVFLPKGKWNFCSIRIA
- a CDS encoding NAD-dependent epimerase/dehydratase family protein is translated as MREVLVTGGAGFIGSHVCERLITKGYYVINLDNFNNYYDPQIKEDNIKNVMVKPH
- a CDS encoding glycosyltransferase family 2 protein, whose amino-acid sequence is MHKTDYFLVLNPDVLVTPMFIKELLISIEKDSSIGMVCGKLLRCTEGGKPTNIIDSTGLVLTKNRRAFDRGQGKVDIGQFDKCEYVFGCCGAAVLYRKTMLEDIKVYDEFFDNDFFAYKEDVDLSWRAQLNGWKAFYNYRAIGYHARGWKKGQRNIISRSVQIHSYKNRYLMLIKNEILINFLIHLPYILLYELCAIFYLSFKSPYLIKGWIQIKKLLPSMLKKRKIIQNNKKLTAKQFRDLIS
- the istB gene encoding IS21-like element helper ATPase IstB, with translation MLTSDIAACCKELRLSRNIAEMSEKIQAQCNQEYLLKLLKSELEYRDRIRKDKLLKSAGFYSIKPFEGFKFDEVKLPEAVTPDYLKNCEFLNTNTNLVMYGNVGTGKTYLSIALGVEACKKGIKTKFFRTAALVNKLSEAKKNGTLTTFMKQISKAELLICDEWGYVPLDRTGAQLLFEVVSECYEKKSLIINTNIEFSRWVNVFYDEQMTGAILDRVLHHCHLLLFPGPSNRMRESSLT
- the istA gene encoding IS21 family transposase encodes the protein MTQIKYIRKLFHEEGKNVSQISKETGHDRKTVKYYLEKEDWNKEVPTASPVAQFPKLDPFKKHIDSWLLEDKKAKRKQRHTSQRVYDRLKDKYKENFNCSYRTVAGYVAQKKKEIFGKQAGYLPLEHIPGEAQVDFGDAEFYEKGKIYSGKYLNLSFPYSNKGYCQLFKGENQECLFEGLISIFTHIGGVPQRIWFDNASTMVTKVLKNGERNLTNDFMRFMEHYRFEAAFCNVDSGHEKGNVEGKVGYHRRNMLVPVPRFNCLAEFNKELLQKCENDAFREHYRKEGTIAQLHTEDREALLELPTVALDVSKYITVNTNGYGRFYLNNNLHEYSVSPKYANSKVLIRLTANEVIPMDESHRAVVRHERFYGNHKEQSMKWLPYLTQLSRFPGALKYTGIYQMLPESINNYLARCNKSDKGKVLQVIARLTEKSGFDSAVETVAGALQYEVTDTDSLLSLHNRIHGNVIELEPIRVTGSIPELTPSTPNLAAYDAGLKRQVINNAD
- a CDS encoding glycosyltransferase — protein: MTYHITVIIVNYNQDSWLLKCIKALSFNNINYRVLIISNSTIEKQVYEHLAHIPNIEIITNDTNKGFAYANNQVFIA